The following is a genomic window from Myxococcales bacterium.
TTTGTTTGAATCAATTGAAAATTATGATGTACAAGCCATTGAAGCAGCCTTAAGCAAAGGAGTGGACGTCAATTGCATAAATAAAGATGGATATACTCCGTTACAAATGGCAGCAAAAAAGGGCTCTCTTGAAATAGTGCGGCTTTTGCTCAATCATAATGCAAATATTGATGCCAAGAGTAAGTATGGCTCAGCTCTTTATTTGGCTAGTGCCAATAAATACCTTGAAATTTGTAGCTTGCTTTTAGAAAGCGGTGCAAAAGTAATTAGTTTGCACGCAGCCTCCGGGAAAGGCTTTATTGAAATTGTGAATCTCCTGATAGATTTTGGCGCCTTGATAAATGAGCGTAATAGCTATGGAGCGACACCGCTTCATGAAGCTTCGTACTATGGTAAAACTGCGATGGTAGAAATATTAATTGCGCGCGGTGCGCAATTGGATATACGAGATGATTCGAATGCGACTCCTCTAATTGGAGCCTCCATGCAAGGACATGCAAACACAGTTCGCTCATTTATCAAGGAAGCGCGAAAGGTCGATAATTCGTGGCTTTATCCCGAAATGAATTGGGCGCTGTATGAGGCTAGTGGAGAAGGGCATTTGCCAGTGGTAGATGAACTGCTAGGCTCTGGGGCTGACATAAATTCTATGTACCAAGGCGATGGGGCAACTCCTTTATATTTTGCTATGCGAAAACAGCAGAATAAGATTGTTGCTCGCTTATTATTTTCGGGAAGTAATATAACCGCAGAAGAGGAAAAATATTCGCCCCTTGGATATGCCCAGTATTTAAAAAAACAAGATAACTCAAAGGAAGCTCGTGAATTGTATACCTTAATTGATAAATTTGCTGAGGATGCAATGCCTTTAATAATTATGAAAAACAAGTTTGCTGATGGCAAAAAAAACTGATCATCCAGCTAGAACGATTTAAAGTATCGTCTAATTTACTCTTGAAGTTTTGATAGCGCTGCAAAAACAATTGAAGCCTTAAGGAAGGGCGATAGCGAAGATACAAACGCACGCAAAGAAGGATTGCTTCACCTTGATAGTAGCGCCATTTGAAGTCTGATGATGTATGTTTGTTCATCAATCAAAGCTGCCAAATTATCCTGGAAGACATAAGCTTAAATCTTTTTGCAACACTACTATATAAAGCCCCAATGAGTTTAAGGATCAAAAAAAGCTACTACTGACATTCTATACGGTTTAAGCCCAACTTTTTTGAATGGCGTTTTATGGTTTGCTGGGCCTAGCAATAATTAAAGATTCATTTTAAAATCAGAGTGCTACACTGTAACTGTCTCAAATGATGGTTGATAAATAGACGTAAAGTCGATTTAAATTAGGGGGTCTTAAATGGTAATTAAAGATAAGTTGTTTTTTATGATTTTATTGAAAATATTATTACTTAGCACAATTAGCTGTGGGCTTGGCGAAACCATAGATGTGCTTTCCCCTAGAGATCCAATTTTAAAAGCCGCCTCCAAGGGTGATGCTAAAACCTTGCGTTACCTGGTAAAAGAAGAAGGACGTGACATTAACTACAAAGATGCCGCCGGAGAAACGGCCCTTCATCATGCTGCACGCTGGTGTAAAGATGGTGTTATTCCTGTAATCATTAAGCTTGGTGGTTTGGCTAATGCCCGCTCAAAAAATGAGGACCAAGCAATTCACATAGCCTCAACCAAATATGGCTGCGAAAGAACACTCGCTCAGCTGGTTAATAATGGGGCTGATGTCAATTCTTTTGGCTCAGCTGGTGAAACAGCTTTACATAAAGCTATCGATTTGGCTGAAAATATTGATATACTATTACAGAATGGAGCGTCCAAAAATCTAAAAAATCTTTTAGGAAAAACCGCTGGTGATTTAGTTTCTGAGGAATTAACTGAAGAAAGAAATAGGGCTATGAGAGCCAAAACCGATTATGAGAGATGTTTAAAAGAAAACCCTACTAAAAAAGAAAATTGCAGTGATTACACTTCGTATCACCAAGATAAGATTAATACACTTCAAAAGATGGTTCAAAAACTAAGATAGTAACAGGCTCTTTTATCTAAAGCCGGTTCCCTGTGAAAGTGCCGCATTCTTTCTGGCCAAAGGCTTCTTTGAACATAAAAAACTAGGCGGTTCCTTGGAGCTTTGCACCA
Proteins encoded in this region:
- a CDS encoding ankyrin repeat domain-containing protein, which translates into the protein MVIKDKLFFMILLKILLLSTISCGLGETIDVLSPRDPILKAASKGDAKTLRYLVKEEGRDINYKDAAGETALHHAARWCKDGVIPVIIKLGGLANARSKNEDQAIHIASTKYGCERTLAQLVNNGADVNSFGSAGETALHKAIDLAENIDILLQNGASKNLKNLLGKTAGDLVSEELTEERNRAMRAKTDYERCLKENPTKKENCSDYTSYHQDKINTLQKMVQKLR